Below is a genomic region from Bartonella harrusi.
GGTAGCATGGGTTCGAGTGGTGATGGCGTTACCCTCAATGTGACAGGGGATATCAGCAATAGTGGGCTGATTTACGCCAATAAGTCAGCAATACTCTCCTTGGATGGAACATTCCTCAATAAATTTGGTGATGTCATTGCCGAAGACAGTTTCACTGTGCGTGGTTTAAGTGGAGAGTGGGCTGGTTCTGTGATCAACAGTTCTGGGCTTTTAGAAGCCGTCTCCGGTGATATGATTTTTAATGTCTCTTCACTTACCAATATGCGTGAAGGTGGGGTTAAGGTAACTGACAAGGTGGTTGGTCACAGTTACAAGCGAGGACATTGGGAAGGAACGAATGTTAAGCACCACCAGATCAAGGAAGATGTGAAGACCACCATTATTCGTCAGCAGCCTCATTTTACCAATAACGCAGCACAGATTTTGGTAGGGCGTCATTTAACAGTTCATGCTGGTGATATCAGCAATAGCTATAGTTTTATTGCCGCCAATGGCAATATTGCGATGCAGGGTGATAGCCTGCTCAATGAAGGGTATGATTTAATTGAAACAACCAAAATTGTAACAACAACACACCGCAGACGCAAACATTGTACTGTTGCCAATGGGGGCTGTTCTTGGGGCGGTATCACAGATTTAGGGAGTATTACGAATACAGCCATAAATACACGCACCTATGATACTTTTTACGGCACGATAGAAGCAGGTGGCACTCTTGATGCAAAGGTGACAGGCACTCTTAACAATCATGCGGTGCGTGAGGGGGCAGGCCAAGTTGGTTTAAGCTCTGGTGATAAAAGTTTGGCTGGCGTTAAAAATACCGATTTTGATAGTTCAAAACCACTGATCAGCAAGGACCGGTTGGAGGGCATTATCAAGGGTTTGACGGGGCACAAAGCACTTTTTGTTCCAAGCCCGCAAACACCAGCAGCACAATTCATACAGGTGCCTACACAAGAGGGGCTTCGTTCTGTCAAAACAGAGTTGAGTGGCACGCAAACCCCGCAAGTGTCGTTTGTGGTCGAAACACGCCCAGATTTTATTAATCCCAGCAAATTTTTAGGGTCTGACTACTACTTAAAAAAGATTGGCAATTATAAGCCTGAACAAGCGTTTAAAAGGCTAGGGGATGCTTATTTTGAATATCGCTTGGTGGGGGAGCAAATCTTTGAGTTGACCGGCAATCACACTCTGCTTGAGGTTGAAGATCCCAATGCCCAAATGCAAAGGCTTTATGACAATGCTGTCGAGCAGCAAGGTCCCTTGGGGTTAGAGCTAGGAAAACCCTTAACGCAAAAGCAGATTGCTGGATTGCAAAAGGATATCATCTGGCTTGAGACAATTGAGAAGAATGGACAAGAGGTTTTGGTACCGCGGGTTTATTTAGCGCCAACCTCGTCTCTTACACAGGGTGTTGAAGGAACACAAAGATCCCAACAAGGAAACCTTGCCAGTGCTCGCCTAAAGGGAAAAGGGGTCAGCTTCAATGCAAACAGCCTTACCAATAGTGGTGCTGTAGTCAGTCACGATGCATTGCATGTCACGACCAAGAAAAGTTTGTTCAATGATGGTGGATTTTTAGATGCTTCTGGGTCTCTAGAGCTCACCAGTGATGATTTTTTAGCCAATTATTCCGGTGTTGTTCATGGTGATATCATCACACTTACTGCTCAGAGCATAGCCAATGGAACGGCTAAAATCCGTGAGAATAATGAATATGGTTTTGTTGATCGGGCGGGGCAGAAGGGACAAATCCTCTCTGATCATCACTTAAACATCCACAGCCTTGGCGATTTGAGCGTTGAAGGAGGGGAGTTTACCAGTGGCGGTCCGATGACAATGATTGTCGATGGTTCTGCTAACTTTAGTGCCTTGGCGCTAGAGGGTGAACACAAGCAGACATTGGAAAAAGGCCATTATGATGCGCAAAGCAGGACGCATCAGTTGAGTGAACTCAACAGTGGAGATGATCTTACCATTGTTACGAATGGCGACCTCACCATGGATGGGGTGAAGGCTCAAGCAAAGGGCGATGCGCGTTTTGACAGTGGTGGTGCTCTGAGTATGACTTCAGTGCAAGATTTGAGCAGTTTTGATTTAGACCTTAGGGGCAAAGAAGGTGATAAATCGAAGCAAAAGAATAAGTTTCGTCAACAATCCACACAAGTGACCACAAACAAAACCACAGCAGAGGCTGGTGGCAATCTCTCAATCTCTGCGCAAAACGGTGACCTCACCTTTGCTGCGTCTGGGTTGTCCAGTGGTGGTCAAACGCATCTTGTTGCAGAGAAGGGTAAGATCAAGCTTCTGACCAACAAAGATCAAGACTTTGAGGAGATTTATCAGCGTAATGAAAATTTGGTTTGGTGGAGTGAGAGTGACAAAGGTTACTTTGAGGAGATCATCAAACATGTCACCATGGAAGCTGGGGGTGGTGTTAAGATTGAAGCAGGCAATGGCATTGTTGCCGAATATAAGGCAACGGGTGATTTAGACAAATCCCTTGAACAATTGTCTCGCTCGCCGGGGATGGCATGGATTAAGCAACTGCGTGATGATCCCCTTTTAGCCAAACAAGTGGATTGGCAAGCAGTTAAGGCTGAGTTTAAACACTGGGATTATAAATCCCAAGGTCTGACAGAAGCTGGTGCGGCTTTGGTGGCCTTGGTTGTGACAGCAGTGACAGCTGGTGCTGCTTCCACAGCTGCTGGTGCCATGACCAGTGCTTTGGGTGTTGGTTCTAACACCGCCATGAATGCGGCGATGCAAGCCGGTGTGCAAGCGCTGATCAATAAAAGCGCTGTAGCGCTTGTCAATAATCGTGGTGATATTGCCGCCGCATTGCATGAGCTTGGCTCTTCCAAGACACTCCTCAGCATTGTCTCTTCGATGGTGACAGCGGGTTTGACCAGCCAATTGACAGATATGGCAGGGGTTGGTCAATCTTTGCCCAAAACGGCTCCTTTTGCAGAGCGGATTGCCCATGAAGCAGAAAAGAACCTGATCAAAGCCTCCATTGGCGCGGGTGTGCAAACGGTTCTTGAAGGTGGCTCTCTTGAGAAGAACTTTTTTACCAATCTGCGCACTGCTCTGTCTGATACGGTTGGCAAGACATTGGCAGAAGAAATTGGCACGGCCAAGGCTGAAGGAAAGATTGACACGGTCACTCAGATTGTTGCCCATGCTGGTCTTGGTTGCTTAAAGGGCGCTATTGCAAACGGTGTTTGCTCCTCTGGGGCCGTGGGCGGCGCTGTGGGCGAAGCCACCGCAATGCTCCAGTTTAAACTGTGGGTGAAGGGCATTGTAAAAGAGGAAATGGGGGAGCTGAAGGGTCGCACACCAACCCCTGAAGAACAAGCCCGCATCACGGCAAGGATTGATGCTGAATTTGCTTCCTTTAGAGACAACACCATTAATGTTGCACGGGCTGCGGGAGGCTTTGCTGCGGGTCTTGCTGGTGGTGATGTGAATAGCGGTGCCGATGCTGCAGGAAATGCCGCGGAAAACAACTACCTCAGCAGCGCTCAACAAGCACAGAAGAAGAAGGAGTTAGAGGAGTGTCCAGATAAGTGGTGCCGAAGAGACGTTGAAGAAAAATGGCTCGAGATTGATGACCAACAAGATGTGTTTTTTTCGGTAGGTGTGGTTGCTGGTGCACCCGCTGAATTATATGAGACGGCTCAAGGTTTTTGGCAAATGGTGCGCCATCCCATAGAGACTTTGGAAGCACTTAAATCTCTAGTAACGAGTGGAAATGTTACAGAAACAATAAAGCAATCTTATCTAGAGCGTATTAATTATTTAGAGGAGGAATATCAAAGAGCGGGAATTAGCGGATCGTTTCATGCTGGAGTTGAACTTGGGAAACTATTGACTGAAGCAGCATCTCTAGTGGCGGGAGGTGCTGGGCTAGCCAAGGGTGGTGTGAAGCTTATTGGCAAGCTGACCGAAAAGGCTCTTAACAAACTTGCTGTTAAGGCTGAAACAACGGCTGCAAAAGTAGGTAGCGAAGTTTCTCAAGCACTCGGAAAGATGAGTGATGAAGCTATTGCAACTCAATATTTGGGGCAGGAAAGAAAATTCTGGTCAGCGGATCCCATTGAGGTTGAGTTTGGAATGACTTACAAGGGAGAGAAAATTACTCAAAAAAACAAAGTTTATCAAAGAGATGATCTGTTCGATCCTAACCAGATTGTTTCTTGGAGACAAGGAGGGAAAAAAGTATGGGGTACCAATATTGATAGAATGAAAACAGGAAGAGCACCTATTGGCTTTGATGGTGATCCTATACAGTTGCATCATATGTTGCAAATACAAGATAGCCCTATCGCAGAGATTAGGAAAACGTTTCATCAAAAATACACTTCTGTTATTCATATTTATCCTAAAACAGAAAAATCGCTTATTGATAGAGACATGTTTGATATATGGAGACCAAAATATTGGAAAAACCGTGCTAAGGTTATAGAAGAAAAAATGAGGCTAAAACAACAATAATTTATGGAGAAAAAATTATGAAAATTTATACTTTAACTGATGTTGCACAACTAATTGATAAATATAGTGATAAAGTTGATTTCGGTACAGCAGAAGATGCGCCTGATGATATATTGATCGAAAAAGCTGAAAAAACCCTTGGTTTGCAATTTACATCTTCTTATAAAAGTTTTTTAAAAAATTATGGAGGAGGAGAAATTGGTTATGAAGAGATCTTTAGCATTTATGGGGATTATGTAGGTATTCCTGCTGGTGATATTGTTTATCGCAATTTAAACGATATAAAAAATGGTTTAGCAAAACCACAGCAGCTTGTTGTCAGTAAAAATGATTTTGGTGAAATATTTTACTTTGATTACACTCAGTTTCGGGATGGTGAATGCCCACTTTATATCAGAATTCCATCTGGAGATTCAGAGTACTATGCCAGTAATTTTTATGAATTTTTATGCAAAAGAATTAAGGAGCATGCAGGGGAGGATTCATGAAAACCTATACCTTAGATGATGTCAGAGAATTAGTTGATAAATATAATGATATTATCAATTTTCGTACTGAAGAAAATGTGGCTGATGATCTACTGATTGAAAAAGCTGAAAAAGCTCTCGGTTTGCAATTTACATCGTCTTATAAGAGTTTTTTAAAAAAGTATGTAGGAGGAGAAATTGGAGGTGAAGAAATCTATAGTCTTTACAAGGAATGTGGAGCAGATATTCCTGGTGGTGATATTGTTTTCCAAAACTTAAATGATAGAAAAGATGGCTTTGTAACACCAGAACAACTCGTTGTGAGTTATGATCTTGATGAAACCTTTTATTTTGATTACACGCAGTTTCGGGATGGTGAATGCCCACTCTATGTCAGGTTTGCGGATGAGGAGTGCGAATATTACGCCAGTAATTTTTATGAATTCTTGTGCAAAAGAATCAAAGTGCATGCAGGAGAGGATATAGAACAGGTCTATGTGGGTGATGAGACAGGGCATGAAAAGACTGAGCAAACACCCCATCCGCAACCTCTCCCTTTTTACAAGCGTTTTTGGAAAAAACTATGGCGGCGAGGTAATTCCTAAAAACCTAGACCTCAGATGATATTGTACAATTGGTTGCAAAGAGAAACCTTATGCAGACCAAAGAAGCAACAAAGATAAAAAACGTGGCAGAGACCTCTATCGTGATGAAATAGGGAGACGTATGCCTTTTATCCTCTCCTTGATCGCATTGATCCAAACAAGTTTCTTGGCACTCTTTTAAATCTGAGTTTAAACACTGGGATTATAAATCCCAAGGTCTGACAGAAGCTGGTGCGGCTTTGGTGGCCTTGGTTGTGACAGCAGTGACAGCTGGTGCTGCTTCCACAGCTGCTGGTGCCATGACCAGTGCTTTGGGTGTTGGTTCTAACACCGCCATGAATGCGGCGATGCAAGCCGGTGTGCAAGCGCTGATCAATAAAAGCGCTGTAGCGCTTGTCAATAATCGTGGTGATATTGCCGCCGCATTGCATGAGCTTAGCTCTTCCAAGACACTCCTCAGCATTGTCTCTTCGATGGTGACAGCAGGTTTGACCAGCCAATTGACAGATATGGCAGGGGTTGGTCAATCTTTGCCCAAAACGGCTCCTTTTGCAGAGCGGATTGCCCATGAAGCAGAAAAGAACCTGATCAAAGCCTCCATTGGCGCGGGTGTGCAAACGGTTCTTGAAGGTGGCTCTCTTGAGAAGAACTTTTTTACCAATCTGCGCACTGCTCTGTCTGATACGGTTGGCAAGACATTGGCGGAAGAAATTGGCACGGCCAAGGCTGAAGGAAAGATCGACACGGTCACTCAGATTGTTGCCCATGCTGGTCTTGGTTGCTTAAAGGGCGCTATTGCAAACGGTGCTTGCTCTTCTGGAGCCGTGGGCGGCGCTGTGGGTGAAGCTACCGCAATGCTCCAGTTTAAACTGTGGGTGAAGGGCATTGTAAAAGAGGAAATGGGCGACCTGAAGGGTCGCACACCAACTCCTGAAGAACAAGCCCGCATCACGGCAAGGATTGATGCTGAATTTGCTTCCTTTAGAGACAACACCATTAATGTTGCACGGGCTGCGGGAGGCTTTGCTGCGGGTCTTGCTGGTGGTGATGTGAATAGCGGTGCCGATGCTGCAGGAAATGCCGCGGAAAACAACTACCTCAGCAGCGCTCAA
It encodes:
- a CDS encoding two-partner secretion domain-containing protein encodes the protein MRGLKDQQHKLGYEAKLGQHALGILQKGAHKGLSLVLSFCLAFQPFLLQAQALGTQGPVGQENQGIKAADGVGSVFRPTVGVAGNGVPLIDIARPNGHGLSHNKYDTFNVDAHGVILNNSTKEVSRSQRGGLVPGNGNLRGVGAAKVILNEVVSANRSRLEGMTEVHGQAADVIIANPNGLTCNGCGFINTPRVTLSTGQPIIGADGSLSGLRVEGGNITIGAHGVDGSSLDIFDLVSRKIRIEGPIQVKGELAVIAGHNHFDYGKREATSLGSDGKEMELAIDSSAFGGMYAGQIRVLANDKGAGVKMLGNMAANAGAMKLTSDGKLVFAKARAKGSVKAHSHHDSVHVKDLVFSEQAVELKASKHVELAEHARVAAKDAVDVQASTIALKSDTLLASGIDNDGTQSATGSLHLKAGRLEAGNGRIAAGGLLEIQAANIDFSRIKDNGQTGISSLGDMTIKSNHIHAFNNHIGASGNIVLRADEALSVGGGHYSAGGFLLMEAAQLSSRAKLGAEQKIDLYAHSGDLLQEGTVSSNGEVTLKAHDALNHTGAIVSLQKVSLTAGGMLTTGQESAILSHDIAMNVDALTQAGVMEAQEGTLTLQMRDGVINSGTMRGDSVDVHAGALTNQGLLIAHNAMQLTIRAKEGPGAQKAFVKNASEAVLQSGGAFVLSAGHLTNAGSMGSSGESVALNVEGDVNNSGLIYGKKSTTLAVDGALTNKHGKIIAEEDLTLGGLKRERAGHVVNEEGVLNSFTGKMKLVATSLTNKSAKSADPSRQDATLQEQQSARLDEGEAAYILARGGLLIDVGAFENRDSLISTQGATSVVADRIAQAGIVESESGDLQLTSHGALINSGLIASNGAITLEAGKDLLQSGRIVSQKGIELSSNGTLTMEEPSEVAAYAVVLKAKTLNQAGHMEAQGGTLTLKSHGVLSNTGTMVGGVIEAQLGSLTNSGQLLAKDSLTLVAENHDPLWEQGGLLLNGKGGVLKSGGAFVITVAALSNAGSMGSSGDGVTLNVTGDISNSGLIYANKSAILSLDGTFLNKFGDVIAEDSFTVRGLSGEWAGSVINSSGLLEAVSGDMIFNVSSLTNMREGGVKVTDKVVGHSYKRGHWEGTNVKHHQIKEDVKTTIIRQQPHFTNNAAQILVGRHLTVHAGDISNSYSFIAANGNIAMQGDSLLNEGYDLIETTKIVTTTHRRRKHCTVANGGCSWGGITDLGSITNTAINTRTYDTFYGTIEAGGTLDAKVTGTLNNHAVREGAGQVGLSSGDKSLAGVKNTDFDSSKPLISKDRLEGIIKGLTGHKALFVPSPQTPAAQFIQVPTQEGLRSVKTELSGTQTPQVSFVVETRPDFINPSKFLGSDYYLKKIGNYKPEQAFKRLGDAYFEYRLVGEQIFELTGNHTLLEVEDPNAQMQRLYDNAVEQQGPLGLELGKPLTQKQIAGLQKDIIWLETIEKNGQEVLVPRVYLAPTSSLTQGVEGTQRSQQGNLASARLKGKGVSFNANSLTNSGAVVSHDALHVTTKKSLFNDGGFLDASGSLELTSDDFLANYSGVVHGDIITLTAQSIANGTAKIRENNEYGFVDRAGQKGQILSDHHLNIHSLGDLSVEGGEFTSGGPMTMIVDGSANFSALALEGEHKQTLEKGHYDAQSRTHQLSELNSGDDLTIVTNGDLTMDGVKAQAKGDARFDSGGALSMTSVQDLSSFDLDLRGKEGDKSKQKNKFRQQSTQVTTNKTTAEAGGNLSISAQNGDLTFAASGLSSGGQTHLVAEKGKIKLLTNKDQDFEEIYQRNENLVWWSESDKGYFEEIIKHVTMEAGGGVKIEAGNGIVAEYKATGDLDKSLEQLSRSPGMAWIKQLRDDPLLAKQVDWQAVKAEFKHWDYKSQGLTEAGAALVALVVTAVTAGAASTAAGAMTSALGVGSNTAMNAAMQAGVQALINKSAVALVNNRGDIAAALHELGSSKTLLSIVSSMVTAGLTSQLTDMAGVGQSLPKTAPFAERIAHEAEKNLIKASIGAGVQTVLEGGSLEKNFFTNLRTALSDTVGKTLAEEIGTAKAEGKIDTVTQIVAHAGLGCLKGAIANGVCSSGAVGGAVGEATAMLQFKLWVKGIVKEEMGELKGRTPTPEEQARITARIDAEFASFRDNTINVARAAGGFAAGLAGGDVNSGADAAGNAAENNYLSSAQQAQKKKELEECPDKWCRRDVEEKWLEIDDQQDVFFSVGVVAGAPAELYETAQGFWQMVRHPIETLEALKSLVTSGNVTETIKQSYLERINYLEEEYQRAGISGSFHAGVELGKLLTEAASLVAGGAGLAKGGVKLIGKLTEKALNKLAVKAETTAAKVGSEVSQALGKMSDEAIATQYLGQERKFWSADPIEVEFGMTYKGEKITQKNKVYQRDDLFDPNQIVSWRQGGKKVWGTNIDRMKTGRAPIGFDGDPIQLHHMLQIQDSPIAEIRKTFHQKYTSVIHIYPKTEKSLIDRDMFDIWRPKYWKNRAKVIEEKMRLKQQ
- a CDS encoding SMI1/KNR4 family protein; amino-acid sequence: MKTYTLDDVRELVDKYNDIINFRTEENVADDLLIEKAEKALGLQFTSSYKSFLKKYVGGEIGGEEIYSLYKECGADIPGGDIVFQNLNDRKDGFVTPEQLVVSYDLDETFYFDYTQFRDGECPLYVRFADEECEYYASNFYEFLCKRIKVHAGEDIEQVYVGDETGHEKTEQTPHPQPLPFYKRFWKKLWRRGNS
- a CDS encoding SMI1/KNR4 family protein — translated: MKIYTLTDVAQLIDKYSDKVDFGTAEDAPDDILIEKAEKTLGLQFTSSYKSFLKNYGGGEIGYEEIFSIYGDYVGIPAGDIVYRNLNDIKNGLAKPQQLVVSKNDFGEIFYFDYTQFRDGECPLYIRIPSGDSEYYASNFYEFLCKRIKEHAGEDS